Proteins co-encoded in one Gossypium arboreum isolate Shixiya-1 chromosome 11, ASM2569848v2, whole genome shotgun sequence genomic window:
- the LOC108462126 gene encoding glycine-rich RNA-binding protein 2, mitochondrial-like gives MAFLSKIGSILRQTTSMHVNAKLSASGPGLFQVLRSMSTSPSSKLFVGGISFQTDDQSLREAFSKYGEVIDARIIMDRETGRSRGFGFVTYTSSEDASSALQALDGQVLHGRQVRVNYANERPPRNFGGGGFNSGYGGGGYGGGGGGYGGGSGGYGGGGGGYDRNDGFSSGNYGGNVGYGNPGGSSYGGQGSYGGGNNYGTGGVSYGSDFGQSGVDGGNFNVGGSDSFATGGSTGYGGDSMGFGGGEDGYKGAYDGNDALNDNSRDEDESGDFVKRA, from the exons ATGGCTTTCTTAAGTAAAATTGGAAGTATACTTAGGCAGACCACAAGTATGCATGTCAATGCTAAGTTGTCTGCATCAGGACCAGGCCTATTTCAAGTGTTGAGAAGCATGTCAACATCGCCAAGCTCGAAACTTTTTGTGGGAG GTATTTCGTTCCAAACAGACGATCAAAGTCTGAGAGAAGCTTTTAGCAAATACGGTGAAGTTATTGATG CACGAATAATTATGGATCGAGAAACAGGCAGGTCCCGAGGATTTGGCTTTGTCACTTACACCAGTTCTGAGGATGCTTCCAGTGCACTACAGGCCTTGGATGGTCAG GTTCTCCATGGCCGTCAAGTAAGAGTAAACTATGCAAATGAGAGGCCTCCTCGTAACTTTGGAGGTGGAGGTTTTAATAGCGGTTATGGCGGTGGCGGATATGGAGGTGGCGGTGGCGGCTATGGTGGGGGCAGTGGTGGCTATGGAGGTGGTGGGGGGGGCTATGACAGAAATGATGGTTTCTCTTCTGGAAATTATGGAGGTAATGTTGGATATGGTAACCCTGGTGGTAGCAGTTATGGAGGTCAAGGAAGTTATGGTGGTGGTAATAACTATGGCACCGGTGGTGTTAGCTATGGTAGTGATTTTGGTCAATCTGGTGTAGATGGCGGGAATTTCAATGTAGGAGGCAGTGATAGCTTTGCAACTGGTGGTTCGACCGGGTATGGAGGTGACTCAATGGGATTTGGTGGTGGTGAAGATGGGTACAAAGGAGCTTATGATGGAAATGATGCCCTGAATGACAACTCAAGAGATGAAGATGAAAGTGGCGACTTTGTCAAAAGGGCATGA
- the LOC108466912 gene encoding uncharacterized protein LOC108466912 isoform X2, translating to MAHRGLSLLDSLIGNGPNFHKKNSLRLESTGSPINYDLIEGQQQFSGKHPGLVQPLSSQQSGMTDMQLLQQQAIMQELQKHQLPKPQFQLPEARQLSSANQVSSVVKQVSDSLSPALINGVPVHDASNYSWHPEHMTPNANFLQHGASPAVQVSSGMFSPEQGRMRLTGLVPQQVDQSFYGISTSGARGNPYQYSSVQMDKPLMQQVPASGYSFLDSQYAMFSDQVGLQDGTSVSRQGDQDNNVFGAAQGLNSIFHSENLQQMVIEPKNAVMQESPWRQEHCSPPQTPLEKSAIQVSSVQSVATLDPTEEKILFGSDDSMWDILGKSTNLGSGLDGTDSLGGFPSVQSGSWSALMQSALAETSSNDTRVQEQWSGSDMHCCEPLKGNLPASIVNDGSKQQSAWADNDLPDASLLKSNPLSMDNSDVPENNASQNPASMQRDIEASGHSVRSNNAEHQNHSLLHQVQAVRNIEVDPSNRSIKRFKGLPADSSLDSQQVSSPGAEQLSYGSNSLMRDGLVNNPLVPSGDSKMLSCLSNIGDNHETQLSANTLAFLRDNSQHFSNSNNSAANIRGEHSQISLQMVLSWFDQYGAIKNGKMFPIHDAQKTALNGTEKAFIGARSSDSLHVHSSEQLNAAADANPLDKAQQSSKFMPVATEYISPHSQPPDVTSQNLVTVRAMKRKIMTFEFLPWHKEVTQGSQRPQNISVAEVEWAHAANRLNEKVENEPEMIEDWPPVPGSKRRLVLTTQLLQQLICAPPRVVLSADASKNYETLAYFVARSVLGDACSTAYIPESDTAVPPHSGSILPEKLREQRNQSILKAAEEFIVRAKMLENGLQSLVNRASILDLRLECQDQEKVSVITRFAKFHSRGQAEWIGTSSSPNFVAKVNRFLGQRYVLAVPMPRNLPDRDQKHIGMFPHCRPLMQVNP from the exons ATGGCGCACAGAGGCTTATCACTTCTTGATTCACTAATAGGAAATGGCcctaattttcataaaaaaaattcattgagGTTGGAATCTACTGGATCTCCCATAAATTATGATCTTATTGAGGGGCAACAACAATTTAGTGGGAAGCATCCTGGCTTGGTCCAACCTTTGTCGAGTCAGCAATCAGGGATGACTGACATGCAGTTGTTACAGCAACAAGCAATAATGCAAGAATTGCAGAAACACCAACTTCCAAAGCCACAGTTTCAGTTACCAGAAGCAAGGCAGTTGAGCTCTGCGAATCAGGTTTCCTCTGTTGTTAAACAGGTATCAGATAGCCTTTCTCCAGCTCTAATCAATGGCGTTCCTGTCCATGATGCTTCAAATTATTCCTGGCATCCTGAGCACATGACACCAAATGCAAATTTTCTGCAGCATGGTGCCTCTCCAGCAGTGCAGGTATCCTCTGGTATGTTTTCCCCTGAGCAAGGTCGCATGCGTTTGACGGGTTTGGTTCCTCAACAAGTTGATCAATCATTTTATGGGATTTCTACCAGTGGTGCAAGGGGAAATCCATATCAATATTCTTCTGTTCAAATGGATAAGCCTTTGATGCAGCAGGTGCCAGCCAGTGGTTATTCCTTTCTGGATAGTCAGTATGCTATGTTTTCAGATCAAGTGGGCTTGCAAGATGGAACTTCAGTTTCTAGACAGGGTGATCAGGATAATAATGTATTTGGGGCTGCTCAAGGTTTAAATAGCATATTTCATTCAGAAAACTTGCAGCAAATGGTTATCGAGCCAAAAAATGCAGTGATGCAGGAGTCTCCTTGGAGGCAAGAGCATTGCAGTCCTCCACAAACACCCCTGGAGAAGTCAGCAATTCAGGTCTCCTCTGTGCAGAGTGTGGCTACACTGGATCCAACTGAAGAAAAGATTTTGTTCGGTTCAGATGACAGTATGTGGGATATCTTGGGAAAGAGCACCAACCTAGGTTCAGGGTTGGATGGTACAGACTCTTTAGGGGGATTTCCTTCTGTGCAAAGTGGAAGTTGGAGTGCTCTTATGCAGTCTGCTCTAGCAGAAACATCCAGTAATGATACAAGGGTACAGGAACAATGGAGTGGTTCGGATATGCATTGTTGCGAACCTCTAAAAGGAAACTTGCCAGCATCAATTGTCAATGATGGCAGCAAACAGCAATCGGCTTGGGCTGATAACGACTTGCCTGATGCCTCGTTGCTGAAATCTAATCCTTTAAGTATGGACAATTCTGATGTCCCAGAGAATAATGCCAGCCAAAATCCTGCAAGCATGCAAAGAGACATCGAAGCTTCTGGCCATTCTGTAAGATCCAATAATGCTGAACATCAGAACCATTCATTGTTGCATCAAGTGCAGGCTGTTAGAAACATAGAGGTTGATCCAAGTAATAGGAGTATTAAAAGATTCAAGGGTCTACCTGCAGACTCTAGTTTGGATTCTCAGCAGGTAAGTTCCCCAGGTGCAGAACAATTATCTTATGGATCAAATAGTCTGATGAGAGATGGCCTGGTTAATAATCCTTTAGTTCCTTCTGGAGACTCTAAAATGCTAAGCTGTTTATCAAACATCGGAGATAATCATGAGACACAGTTATCTGCTAATACACTGGCATTTCTTCGGGATAATTCCCAGCATTTCTCCAATTCTAATAATTCAGCTGCTAACATCAGGGGTGAACACTCTCAGATCAGTCTCCAGATGGTTCTGTCCTGGTTTGATCAGTATGGGGCAATTAAAAATGGGAAAATGTTCCCCATACATGATGCCCAGAAAACTGCCTTGAATGGTACGGAAAAAGCATTCATTGGTGCTCGGTCTTCTGACAGTTTGCATGTTCATTCAAGTGAGCAGCTAAATGCTGCTGCTGATGCTAATCCACTAGATAAAGCCCAGCAAAGCTCAAAGTTTATGCCAGTAGCAACTGAGTATATCTCCCCTCACTCACAGCCACCTGATGTCACAAGTCAGAATTTGGTCACTGTGAGAGCAATGAAGCGCAAAATTATGACATTTGAGTTTTTACCGTGGCATAAAGAAGTGACACAGGGTTCTCAAAGGCCTCAAAACATCAG TGTGGCAGAAGTGGAATGGGCTCATGCAGCAAATCGATTGAATGAGAAG GTTGAGAATGAACCTGAAATGATTGAAGATTGGCCACCAGTGCCTGGATCaaaaagaaggcttgttttgacAACACAGCTTTTGCAGCAACTAATTTGTGCTCCTCCAAGAGTAGTTCTTTCTGCAGATGCCAGCAAAAACTATGAGACTCTGGCCTATTTTGTTGCCAGATCAGTCTTAGGAGATGCATGCAGCACAGCATATATACCTGAAAGTGACACAGCTGTACCTCCTCACAGTGGAAGCAT CCTCCCTGAAAAGCTTAGGGAGCAGCGAAACCAATCCATCTTAAAGGCTGCAGAAGAGTTTATCGTCAGGGCGAAGATGTTGGAAAATGGTTTACAAAG TCTGGTCAACAGAGCCTCAATCTTGGACTTAAGACTGGAATGTCAGGATCAAGAGAAGGTTTCAGTCATCACTCGTTTTGCCAAGTTCCATAGCCGGGGGCAAGCAGAATGGATTGGAACATCATCATCCCCAAATTTTGTTGCGAAAGTTAACAGATTCCTTGGGCAAAGATACGTTCTTGCAGTACCAATGCCTAGGAATCTCCCTGATAGG GATCAGAAGCATATAGGGATGTTCCCACATTGTAGGCCATTGATGCAAGTCAATCCCTAG
- the LOC108466912 gene encoding uncharacterized protein LOC108466912 isoform X1 produces the protein MPGNEVGDRIHNFLGQESLSRGQHQSQVIDSTWPGLNNNLWVGNHRQAGGPLVSSLKNLSVHQLESDRGHSGQSSSLQHELNFTQSDLRPEIARSQLQNQAYAQGHESFQARHNEPNLLGVEMAHRGLSLLDSLIGNGPNFHKKNSLRLESTGSPINYDLIEGQQQFSGKHPGLVQPLSSQQSGMTDMQLLQQQAIMQELQKHQLPKPQFQLPEARQLSSANQVSSVVKQVSDSLSPALINGVPVHDASNYSWHPEHMTPNANFLQHGASPAVQVSSGMFSPEQGRMRLTGLVPQQVDQSFYGISTSGARGNPYQYSSVQMDKPLMQQVPASGYSFLDSQYAMFSDQVGLQDGTSVSRQGDQDNNVFGAAQGLNSIFHSENLQQMVIEPKNAVMQESPWRQEHCSPPQTPLEKSAIQVSSVQSVATLDPTEEKILFGSDDSMWDILGKSTNLGSGLDGTDSLGGFPSVQSGSWSALMQSALAETSSNDTRVQEQWSGSDMHCCEPLKGNLPASIVNDGSKQQSAWADNDLPDASLLKSNPLSMDNSDVPENNASQNPASMQRDIEASGHSVRSNNAEHQNHSLLHQVQAVRNIEVDPSNRSIKRFKGLPADSSLDSQQVSSPGAEQLSYGSNSLMRDGLVNNPLVPSGDSKMLSCLSNIGDNHETQLSANTLAFLRDNSQHFSNSNNSAANIRGEHSQISLQMVLSWFDQYGAIKNGKMFPIHDAQKTALNGTEKAFIGARSSDSLHVHSSEQLNAAADANPLDKAQQSSKFMPVATEYISPHSQPPDVTSQNLVTVRAMKRKIMTFEFLPWHKEVTQGSQRPQNISVAEVEWAHAANRLNEKVENEPEMIEDWPPVPGSKRRLVLTTQLLQQLICAPPRVVLSADASKNYETLAYFVARSVLGDACSTAYIPESDTAVPPHSGSILPEKLREQRNQSILKAAEEFIVRAKMLENGLQSLVNRASILDLRLECQDQEKVSVITRFAKFHSRGQAEWIGTSSSPNFVAKVNRFLGQRYVLAVPMPRNLPDRDQKHIGMFPHCRPLMQVNP, from the exons ATGCCTGGCAACGAAGTTGGAGACAGGATCCATAATTTCCTTGGCCAAGAGAGTTTGTCCCGTGGCCAACATCAATCGCAGGTAATTGATAGTACCTGGCCTGGCTTAAATAACAATCTGTGGGTTGGAAACCATAGACAAGCTGGTGGGCCTCTTGTTTCCAGTTTGAAGAATTTAAGCGTTCATCAGTTAG AGTCTGACAGAGGACATAGTGGCCAGTCTTCAAGCCTGCAGCACGAGCTGAACTTCACTCAATCAGATCTGAGGCCTGAAATTGCCAGAAGTCAATTGCAAAATCAAGCTTATGCACAAGGGCACGAGTCTTTCCAGGCAAGGCACAATGAACCAAATTTATTGGGAGTGGAAATGGCGCACAGAGGCTTATCACTTCTTGATTCACTAATAGGAAATGGCcctaattttcataaaaaaaattcattgagGTTGGAATCTACTGGATCTCCCATAAATTATGATCTTATTGAGGGGCAACAACAATTTAGTGGGAAGCATCCTGGCTTGGTCCAACCTTTGTCGAGTCAGCAATCAGGGATGACTGACATGCAGTTGTTACAGCAACAAGCAATAATGCAAGAATTGCAGAAACACCAACTTCCAAAGCCACAGTTTCAGTTACCAGAAGCAAGGCAGTTGAGCTCTGCGAATCAGGTTTCCTCTGTTGTTAAACAGGTATCAGATAGCCTTTCTCCAGCTCTAATCAATGGCGTTCCTGTCCATGATGCTTCAAATTATTCCTGGCATCCTGAGCACATGACACCAAATGCAAATTTTCTGCAGCATGGTGCCTCTCCAGCAGTGCAGGTATCCTCTGGTATGTTTTCCCCTGAGCAAGGTCGCATGCGTTTGACGGGTTTGGTTCCTCAACAAGTTGATCAATCATTTTATGGGATTTCTACCAGTGGTGCAAGGGGAAATCCATATCAATATTCTTCTGTTCAAATGGATAAGCCTTTGATGCAGCAGGTGCCAGCCAGTGGTTATTCCTTTCTGGATAGTCAGTATGCTATGTTTTCAGATCAAGTGGGCTTGCAAGATGGAACTTCAGTTTCTAGACAGGGTGATCAGGATAATAATGTATTTGGGGCTGCTCAAGGTTTAAATAGCATATTTCATTCAGAAAACTTGCAGCAAATGGTTATCGAGCCAAAAAATGCAGTGATGCAGGAGTCTCCTTGGAGGCAAGAGCATTGCAGTCCTCCACAAACACCCCTGGAGAAGTCAGCAATTCAGGTCTCCTCTGTGCAGAGTGTGGCTACACTGGATCCAACTGAAGAAAAGATTTTGTTCGGTTCAGATGACAGTATGTGGGATATCTTGGGAAAGAGCACCAACCTAGGTTCAGGGTTGGATGGTACAGACTCTTTAGGGGGATTTCCTTCTGTGCAAAGTGGAAGTTGGAGTGCTCTTATGCAGTCTGCTCTAGCAGAAACATCCAGTAATGATACAAGGGTACAGGAACAATGGAGTGGTTCGGATATGCATTGTTGCGAACCTCTAAAAGGAAACTTGCCAGCATCAATTGTCAATGATGGCAGCAAACAGCAATCGGCTTGGGCTGATAACGACTTGCCTGATGCCTCGTTGCTGAAATCTAATCCTTTAAGTATGGACAATTCTGATGTCCCAGAGAATAATGCCAGCCAAAATCCTGCAAGCATGCAAAGAGACATCGAAGCTTCTGGCCATTCTGTAAGATCCAATAATGCTGAACATCAGAACCATTCATTGTTGCATCAAGTGCAGGCTGTTAGAAACATAGAGGTTGATCCAAGTAATAGGAGTATTAAAAGATTCAAGGGTCTACCTGCAGACTCTAGTTTGGATTCTCAGCAGGTAAGTTCCCCAGGTGCAGAACAATTATCTTATGGATCAAATAGTCTGATGAGAGATGGCCTGGTTAATAATCCTTTAGTTCCTTCTGGAGACTCTAAAATGCTAAGCTGTTTATCAAACATCGGAGATAATCATGAGACACAGTTATCTGCTAATACACTGGCATTTCTTCGGGATAATTCCCAGCATTTCTCCAATTCTAATAATTCAGCTGCTAACATCAGGGGTGAACACTCTCAGATCAGTCTCCAGATGGTTCTGTCCTGGTTTGATCAGTATGGGGCAATTAAAAATGGGAAAATGTTCCCCATACATGATGCCCAGAAAACTGCCTTGAATGGTACGGAAAAAGCATTCATTGGTGCTCGGTCTTCTGACAGTTTGCATGTTCATTCAAGTGAGCAGCTAAATGCTGCTGCTGATGCTAATCCACTAGATAAAGCCCAGCAAAGCTCAAAGTTTATGCCAGTAGCAACTGAGTATATCTCCCCTCACTCACAGCCACCTGATGTCACAAGTCAGAATTTGGTCACTGTGAGAGCAATGAAGCGCAAAATTATGACATTTGAGTTTTTACCGTGGCATAAAGAAGTGACACAGGGTTCTCAAAGGCCTCAAAACATCAG TGTGGCAGAAGTGGAATGGGCTCATGCAGCAAATCGATTGAATGAGAAG GTTGAGAATGAACCTGAAATGATTGAAGATTGGCCACCAGTGCCTGGATCaaaaagaaggcttgttttgacAACACAGCTTTTGCAGCAACTAATTTGTGCTCCTCCAAGAGTAGTTCTTTCTGCAGATGCCAGCAAAAACTATGAGACTCTGGCCTATTTTGTTGCCAGATCAGTCTTAGGAGATGCATGCAGCACAGCATATATACCTGAAAGTGACACAGCTGTACCTCCTCACAGTGGAAGCAT CCTCCCTGAAAAGCTTAGGGAGCAGCGAAACCAATCCATCTTAAAGGCTGCAGAAGAGTTTATCGTCAGGGCGAAGATGTTGGAAAATGGTTTACAAAG TCTGGTCAACAGAGCCTCAATCTTGGACTTAAGACTGGAATGTCAGGATCAAGAGAAGGTTTCAGTCATCACTCGTTTTGCCAAGTTCCATAGCCGGGGGCAAGCAGAATGGATTGGAACATCATCATCCCCAAATTTTGTTGCGAAAGTTAACAGATTCCTTGGGCAAAGATACGTTCTTGCAGTACCAATGCCTAGGAATCTCCCTGATAGG GATCAGAAGCATATAGGGATGTTCCCACATTGTAGGCCATTGATGCAAGTCAATCCCTAG